One Halarcobacter ebronensis genomic window carries:
- a CDS encoding ATP-binding protein, translating to MKNDIANLISEKKNATLAMAISISRNKNIINSLLSNNNSNLKFEEFSKELKENTKFKNVWFQIINKNGNSFYRSWTNKTDDSLVFRDNVNIVLKEKKNLATISIGKFDMTFKSMIPIIHNNEAIGVFEIITHFNSISKTLEKTKIDSIVLADEKYKDKIIYPFTKMFLEDYYIANLNAKPSLIDFIKKEGVKRILNEEKFLIIEDKLITTFKINEYKNQIGYVILVKNLNEIDLLDVKNFKRNSRLFVLLIIFFIGLLYTIISYYIYLNSIKKLNIELQNNFDEIKKQEEKNQIILDSQKNIIVITDGRIIKNSNKQLLDFFNFNSLDSFQNRYKCICETFIDMYDDTYIVDKDYGGKNWAEHILANPDIKFKAAILKDSKLYHFTLNVNSTIFDNETIPYIIVTLTDITHEIEQQEKLMRLNDSLEDLVELKTKELLELNESLEKRVEEETQKNKEKDRMLFQQSKMAAMGEMLSNIAHQWRQPLTSISTAISSLKLQKDLDLLDDKHFDSTCEMILKNSEYLSQTIEDFKNFFKKEKSKTNFSLLKSILENFSLLKDKFKHSQIELIVNIDKDIKIFGFKNEFQQAILNILNNSSDAFDSQDSNKRRVVLIEYIDNILYIKDSAGGIPEDIICRIFEPYFTTKHQSQGTGIGLYMTREILTKHMNYILEVNNCSFSLENEKFYGACFKINFI from the coding sequence ATGAAAAATGATATTGCTAACCTTATTTCAGAGAAAAAAAATGCTACTTTAGCAATGGCAATTTCCATCTCAAGAAATAAAAATATAATTAATTCACTTCTATCAAATAATAATTCAAATTTAAAATTTGAAGAGTTTTCAAAGGAGTTAAAAGAGAATACAAAATTTAAAAATGTTTGGTTTCAAATAATTAATAAAAATGGAAATAGTTTTTATAGAAGTTGGACAAATAAGACTGATGACTCATTGGTTTTTAGAGATAATGTAAATATTGTATTAAAAGAGAAAAAAAACTTAGCCACAATTAGTATTGGAAAATTTGATATGACTTTTAAATCAATGATTCCAATTATTCACAATAATGAAGCAATAGGTGTTTTTGAAATAATTACCCACTTTAACTCAATATCAAAAACCTTGGAAAAAACCAAAATTGATTCTATTGTTTTAGCAGATGAAAAGTACAAAGATAAAATAATTTACCCTTTTACAAAAATGTTTTTAGAGGATTATTATATTGCAAATTTAAATGCAAAACCCTCTTTAATTGATTTTATAAAAAAAGAGGGAGTAAAAAGAATATTAAATGAAGAGAAATTTTTAATTATCGAAGATAAACTTATTACTACTTTTAAAATTAATGAATACAAAAATCAAATAGGATATGTAATCTTAGTAAAAAATCTAAATGAGATTGATCTTTTAGATGTGAAAAATTTCAAAAGAAACTCTAGACTTTTTGTTCTTCTTATAATATTTTTTATTGGTCTTTTATATACAATTATCTCATACTATATCTATTTAAATAGTATTAAAAAACTAAATATTGAACTGCAAAATAATTTTGATGAAATAAAAAAACAAGAGGAAAAAAATCAAATTATTCTTGATTCTCAAAAAAATATCATAGTAATTACTGATGGACGTATAATTAAAAATTCAAATAAACAATTACTTGATTTCTTTAACTTCAATAGTTTGGATAGTTTTCAAAATAGATACAAATGTATTTGTGAAACTTTTATTGATATGTATGATGATACCTATATTGTTGACAAGGATTATGGTGGTAAAAATTGGGCTGAACATATTTTGGCAAATCCAGATATTAAATTTAAAGCTGCAATATTAAAAGATAGTAAACTTTATCATTTTACTTTAAATGTAAACTCCACAATATTTGACAATGAAACTATTCCCTATATTATTGTAACACTAACTGATATTACCCATGAGATTGAACAACAAGAAAAATTGATGAGATTAAATGATAGTTTAGAAGACTTAGTTGAACTAAAAACAAAAGAGTTATTAGAACTTAATGAATCCTTAGAAAAAAGAGTTGAAGAGGAAACACAAAAAAATAAAGAGAAAGATAGGATGCTTTTCCAACAAAGTAAAATGGCTGCAATGGGTGAGATGTTAAGTAATATTGCCCATCAATGGAGACAACCATTAACCTCTATCTCTACAGCTATTAGTTCTTTAAAACTACAAAAAGATTTAGATTTACTTGATGATAAACATTTTGATTCAACTTGTGAGATGATACTTAAAAACTCAGAATATCTTTCACAAACTATTGAAGATTTTAAAAACTTCTTTAAAAAAGAGAAGAGTAAAACAAACTTTTCACTTCTTAAATCTATACTTGAAAACTTCTCTTTGTTAAAAGACAAGTTTAAACATAGCCAAATAGAGTTAATTGTTAATATTGATAAAGATATTAAAATATTTGGTTTTAAAAATGAGTTTCAGCAGGCAATTTTAAATATTTTGAATAACTCTTCGGATGCCTTTGATTCACAAGACAGCAATAAAAGAAGAGTTGTTTTAATTGAATATATTGACAATATTTTATATATAAAAGATAGTGCAGGAGGGATTCCTGAAGATATAATATGTAGAATTTTTGAGCCCTATTTTACTACAAAACATCAAAGCCAAGGGACAGGCATTGGTCTTTATATGACAAGAGAAATTTTGACAAAACATATGAACTATATTTTAGAGGTTAATAACTGTAGTTTTTCTCTTGAAAATGAGAAATTCTATGGTGCTTGTTTTAAAATCAATTTTATCTAA
- the ispG gene encoding flavodoxin-dependent (E)-4-hydroxy-3-methylbut-2-enyl-diphosphate synthase, giving the protein MKNINRYPTKKIYVGNVAIGGDAPISVQSMTYSKTSDVDTTVEQIKALHFAGADIVRVAVPDIEAANALKEIKAQSSLPIVADIHFNHKLALIAAEVVDCIRINPGNIGNKQRVAEVVKACKQRNLPIRIGVNCGSLESQFEDKYGQTAKGMVESADYNIKFLEDLGFEDIKISLKASDVQRTVEAYRLLRPMNNYPFHLGVTEAGTLFHSTIKSSIALGSLLLDGIGDTLRVSITGELEKEIEVGRAILKDAGLTKEGLNIISCPTCGRIEADLVSAVAQVEQRTKHIKTPLNVSVMGCVVNALGEAKAADVAIAYGKGVGLIIKKGETIAKLPTEELLDRFLEEVEAEAKKNS; this is encoded by the coding sequence ATGAAAAATATAAATAGATATCCAACAAAAAAGATATATGTAGGGAATGTGGCAATTGGTGGTGATGCACCAATTTCAGTACAATCTATGACATATAGCAAAACTTCAGATGTAGATACAACAGTTGAGCAAATAAAAGCATTGCATTTTGCAGGTGCTGATATAGTAAGAGTTGCTGTTCCTGATATTGAAGCAGCAAATGCATTAAAAGAGATAAAAGCACAAAGCTCTTTGCCAATTGTTGCAGATATTCACTTTAATCATAAATTAGCTCTTATTGCGGCAGAAGTTGTTGACTGTATTAGAATCAATCCAGGGAATATTGGTAATAAACAAAGAGTTGCAGAGGTTGTAAAGGCTTGCAAACAAAGAAATTTACCAATTAGAATTGGAGTAAACTGTGGTTCTTTGGAATCTCAATTTGAAGATAAATATGGACAAACAGCCAAAGGTATGGTTGAGAGCGCTGATTATAATATAAAATTTTTGGAAGATTTAGGATTTGAAGATATTAAAATCTCTTTAAAAGCAAGTGATGTTCAAAGAACAGTAGAAGCTTATAGGCTTTTAAGACCTATGAATAATTATCCTTTTCATTTAGGAGTTACAGAAGCTGGAACTTTGTTTCACTCAACTATTAAATCTTCAATTGCATTAGGAAGTTTGCTTTTAGATGGAATAGGTGATACTTTAAGAGTCTCTATTACAGGAGAGCTTGAAAAAGAGATTGAAGTAGGTAGGGCTATTTTAAAAGATGCTGGACTTACAAAAGAGGGACTTAATATTATCTCTTGTCCTACTTGTGGAAGAATTGAAGCAGATTTAGTAAGTGCAGTAGCGCAAGTTGAACAAAGAACAAAACATATTAAAACTCCACTTAATGTTTCAGTTATGGGATGTGTAGTAAATGCTCTTGGTGAAGCTAAAGCAGCAGATGTGGCAATAGCTTATGGGAAGGGTGTTGGTCTTATTATAAAAAAAGGTGAAACTATAGCAAAACTTCCAACAGAAGAACTACTTGATAGATTTTTAGAAGAGGTAGAAGCTGAGGCTAAAAAAAATAGCTAA